GAAGGCCCGCGGAGTGCAAGATTTTGGCATACAACATCCTACTGACCCATAACTACCACACTTTTTCAACCACCAAAAATTCTGCTCTATGAGTATGCGCCAACTCAAGATTACCAAATCTATTACCAACCGGGAATCACAAAGCCTGGAGAAGTACCTACAGGAAATCGGGCGTGTGGAATTGATCACACCCGAAGAAGAAGTTCAACTCGCCATCCGCATTAAACAAGGCGACCAACGGGCACTCGACCGTTTGGTAGCGGCCAACCTGCGTTTTGTAGTGAGTGTTGCCAAGCAATATCAAAATCAGGGGCTAACCCTGAGCGACCTCATCAACGAAGGCAATCTCGGCCTCATTCGGGCCGCCCAACGTTTTGATGAAACCAGAGGTTTCAAATTCATATCTTATGCTGTGTGGTGGATTCGCCAGAGCATTTTGCAGGCCCTGGCCGAGCAAAGCCGCATTGTACGCCTGCCGCTTAATAAAGTGGGGCTCACCAATAAGGTAACCCGGGCTTTCAACCAATTGGAGCAGGAGTACGAACGGGAGCCCACCCCCGAAGAACTGGCTGATGTGCTGGAAATGGAAACCGATGAAGTAGCGGCCACACTCAGCATTGGCGGCCGGCACATCAGCATGGATGCACCTGTGTCGGACAGTGAAGATGGTTCTTTGATTGATCTGATGGTGAACCCCAATGCCGATCAGGCCAATACCAACCTCGACCACCACGAATCGTTGAAGACGGAAATCAGCCGCAGCCTGAATACCCTCACCGAACGCCAGAAGGAAGTGCTCTGTTATTTTTTTGGCATCGGTATCGACAATCCGCTGAGCCTCGAAGACATTGGCCACCGGTTTCACCTCACTAGGGAGCGGGTACGGCAAATAAAAGACAAGGCATTGGCTAAGCTGCAAAGCACCAGCCGCTCCAAGCTGCTGAAAGTTTATCTGGGAACCTGACGCGGTTCGGTTCCTTCCCTTAATTTCGCACCTCATTTTTAGGATGTAATCTTTCTTGATTGCATCCTTTTTTCTTTGTGTATTAAAAATCAAGTTTCATGTTCGAATCATTATCGGAGCGGTTAGAGTCGGCGTTTAAGAATATTAAAGGCCAGGGACGCATCAACGAACTGAACATTGCCAATACGGTAAAAGACATTCGCCGGGCACTGGTAGACGCCGACGTAAATTATAAGATAGCCAAGGATTTTACCGATAAGGTAAAAGACAAAGCATTGGGCGAAAAAGTACTGCTGAGTGTGAGCCCCGGCCAGCAAATGGTGAAGATTGTGCAAGACGAACTCACCGAACTGATGGGCGGCAAAGCCAGCGAATTCAACATCACCGGCACCCCTGCAGTGATTTTGATTGCTGGTTTGCAGGGTAGTGGTAAAACTACTTTTAGTGGTAAACTGGCCAACTACCTCAAGAGCCAAAAGAAAAGTCCGTTGCTGGTAGCGGCCGATATTTATCGCCCTGCGGCCATCGATCAGCTGCATGTATTGGGCGAGCAAATACAGGTAGATGTATACAGCGACCGGGAAAATAAAGATGCGGTAAGCATTGCTAAAGCGGCTATTGCCGAGGCAAAAGCCAAAAACAAAAATGTAGTCATCATTGATACGGCCGGCCGCCTGGCGGTAGACGAAGTGATGATGACCGAAGTCGCCAATATCAAGTCTGCTGTAAACCCCACCGAAATTTTGTTTGTGGTCGATAGCATGACCGGTCAGGATGCAGTGAATACGGCGAAAGCCTTCAACGACCGCCTCGACTTTAGTGGTGTGGTGCTCACCAAGCTCGATGGTGATACCCGTGGTGGTGCCGCCATTTCTATTCAGTACACGGTAGACAAGCCCATTAAGTTTGTGAGCAACGGCGAAAAGATGGATGCACTCGATGTGTTCTATCCCGACCGTATGGCGCAGCGTATTTTGGGCATGGGTGATATTACTACCCTCGTAGAAAAAGCGCAGGCCCAGTTTGACGAAGAACAGGCCAAAAAACTGGAAAAGAAAATCCGCAAAAACCAGTTCGACTTCGAAGACTTTTTACAGCAGATTCAGCAAATCAAAAAGATGGGTAACATGAAAGATTTGCTGGGCATGATACCCGGTTTGGGCAAGCAGGTAAAAGACCTCGATATTCCGGATGATGCCTTCAAAGGCATCGAGGCCATGATACACAGCATGACGCCAGAAGAAAGGGCCAATCCTGATATCATCAATCCTTCCCGCAAAAACCGCATTGCCAAAGGCAGCGGCAAAAAACTGGAGGAAGTAAATGCTTTCATGAAGCAGTTTGAGCAAATGAAGCAGATGATGAAAATGATGAACAAAATGCCGATGGGTGGCATGATGGGCCGTCGATAAGTCGTTGAAAAATAGTGAGCAAGTGGCGCCGGAATCATTCGGCGCCACTTCTTTTTTGCTTACCATTGCTACGCATTTTTTTGTCTGAATAAACCTTATCGTATTTACACATGAAACAACTGCTTACTGCCTGCATGCTGCTGCTGGCACCAACCCTATTTGCTCAAAACAATATTGCCATTGGTAATAATGCGCCAGACTCCTCGGCCCGCCTTGATGTACAGAGTAGCACACAAGGCCTGCTCATTCCCCGGTTGACTTCTGCGCAGCGCAATGCCATGCCCAAAAAAGCCGTGGGATTGCTGGTGTACGATACCGACAAGCAAACCGTGATGATGTACAATGGCAGCAGCTGGAGTGCCTTGCTTTTTGGTGATCCTTCTTCATTGCCACCCGCTTACAATCAGCCGCCCACTTCATTTTTCGGGCAGGGTTACGGATGCAGTGTTTCTATTGCTGGCAACTGGGCTGCTGTAGGTGCTTTTGGCCATCACGACCAATTTGAAAGTGGTGAATACGGTGCTGTATTTATGTACGAAAAAGTAAACGGCAGCTGGACTTTTCGCCAACTGCTGAAAGCCAGTGACCGTGCTACTGGTGATCGCTTTGGTTATTCTGTAAGTGTAAGCGGTACAGCATTGGTAGTAGGCGCCAGTCTCGCCGATTTGCCCTCCAAAGCCGACGCTGGCAAAGCCTATGCTTTTCGGTACAATGGCAGCACTTGGGTAGAAGAAAAAATTATGACGGCCAGTGATGCTGCCGCCGAAGATTACTTTGGTACCAGTGTGGCATTGGATGGCACCCTCGCCATCATTGGTGCACCAGGCAAAGAGTATGTAAACCAGCCACCCACCCGCAACAACGAAGGGGCTGTTTACATTTGGCGATATGCATCCTTTGTGCCTGATTGGGTGCAAGACTACCGCGATATCTGGGATCAGGGAAGCGGTAATTCTAAATATGGCAGCAGCGTTTCTATTGATGCTACCACGGGTATTGCGGCCATTGGGGCGCCGGGCCACAATAGCAACAAAGGGGTGGTGGCCATTAAATACAAACAGAGCAACCCTGAGTGGGCCTTTACAGTATACACCAATTCCGTATCTACAGGTGGCCAGTATGGTACCAGTGTGTCCCTCAAGGGCAACTATCTGGCAGTGGGTTCGCCGTATGAAACCGGTGTAGGCTCCATTGCTGGTGCAGGACGTGCATACGTGTACAAATTGGAATTTGGCAGCTGGAACTACCACGCCGACGTGGCCGTAACAGATGCGCAAAATGGCGATATGGTGGGTGCCAGTGTTTCGCTCAACGGCGATTATCTGGTAGTGGGTATGCCGGGTAAAAATGTAAACGGTTATGCGGCACAAGGGCAGGCGCTGGTGTACAAGCTCGGTACCTCACAAGGCGCATTCGGCCCTTTAGCGGCGTGGATTCGCCAACGGTCCATCACCGACGGTACTACTACACCCAACAACAATTTTGGCAGCACGGTATCGGTGCAGGCAGGCAATGTGCTGGTTGGCGGGTATTTGTTCAATCAGGGCAATGGTAAAGTGGCATTCATCAATGTGGAGTAGTCGATATTGGTGAAGAAATCGGCGATAGCTTTTGATAATTGTCAAAAAAATGCCATTTCAGGATTTCTTTTTAAAACAGAATTGCTCATTTAATCACCCAACATTACTTTTGCCATCCCAAATCATTGGGAGAGTTTTAAAATTTATTGTTTCACGCATTTAAATGTCTATTTAAGATGCCAGTTAAAATCCGCTTGCAGCGTCACGGATCGAAGAAGCGTCCGTTTTATTTCATCGTAGTGGCAGATGCCCGTTCACCCCGCGATGGAAAGTTCATTCAGAAATTAGGTACTTACAACCCCCTGACTGTACCAGCTACTATCCAAATTGACCGTCAGAAGTCATTGGAGTGGTTGCACAAAGGTGCTCAGCCTACCGACACTGTTCGTCGTATCCTGAGCTTCAAAGGTGTATTGTACCTGAAGCACCTGCTGCGTGGTGTGAAGCTGGGTCTGTTCGACGAAGCTACTGCTATGGTTAAATTCCAGGCATGGCACGAAGAACACGAAGCCAACAACGCCCGCCGCTCAGCCGCCAATCGCCGTCAGGTGAGAGACAGCCGTCAGGCTCCTGTAATTAAGAAAGTAGAAGCGGCTGCTCCTGTAGCTGAAGCTCCTGCTCCAGAAGCTGCTCCTGAGGCTCCTGCCGCAGATGCTGCTGCTGAATAATTACCTGTTCAGACAAATTATCGTCCCGCTCCGATCTGTTCGGAGCGGGATTTTTTTATGCCCATCCCCAATACTTTTGTACCATGATAGAAACAGTTTCGGTGGGCAAGTTGGTAGCCGTTGTAGGTCTCAAAGGAGAAATGATTTTGCAACATGCGTTGGGCAAAAAAACAGATTTGCAGGGAGTAGTAGCATTGATGATTGAAGAGAAAAGCGGTTCTAAACTGCCCTACTTTTTGCAAGCAGCCAAAGGCAAAGCCCCCGATGAAGTGGTGGTGCAACTGGAAGGCATCGATAGCCGCGAAAAAGCCACGGCATTATTGCAAAAGCAGGTGTGGCTGAAAAAAGAAGACTTTGAAAAACATGTGGCCAAACATGCCTCCATTTCGTTGCTCGGTTTTATGGTGATTGACCATGGTAAAAAGCTGGGCGAAATAGCGGAAGTGATTGAACAACCGCACCAATTGCTCTGTACCATTTTCATCAACGAAAAAGAAGTGCTGATACCCCTGCACGAAGACAGCCTGCTGAAAATAGACCAGCAAAAAAAGCAGGTGCATGTGCATCTGCCGGAAGGGTTGCTGGAGATTTATTTAAGTGCGTAAGGCACAAAGCTGAAGGCTTAAGGCTGAGGGTAAGGTTGAGATCAAGGGCACGGAAAGACTTATTGGCAAAACCATCTTACAGCCATTGCTGATGATTCTCTGTGTTCTTCTTACTTAGAGCAAAAAACCTCAAACCACAAACAAAAAACATCAAACATCTTCTTTTATCAACCGCCGCATTGCCCATATTGATCTCGATTCGTTTTTTGTTTCGGTAGAGCGGTTACTGAACCCCGACCTTATTGGCAAGCCCGTGATTGTAGGCGGCACAAGCAACAGGGGCGTGGTATGTTCGGCCAGCTATGAGGCCCGCAAGTTTGGTGTGCACAGTGCCATGCCCACTGCACAGGCAGCCAAGCTGTGTCCGCAGGCCATTTTTGTTTGGAGCGGCTCGGGGCATTACCATCACTACAGCCGCATGGTAACGGATATTATATTGGCGAAAGTGCCGCTGGTAGAGAAAGCCAGTGTGGATGAATTTTACCTCGACCTCACCGGCATGGATAAGTTTTTTCCGGTATTCCCGTATTTACTCGACCTGAAAAAAACAATCAACAAGGAAACTGGATTGCCGATTTCATTTGCGCTGGCCAGCAATAAACTCATCAGCAAAATAGCCACCAACGAAGCCAAGCCCAATGGCGAAATAGAAATACCTGCCGGCACCGAGCAAGCTTATCTGGCGCCCATGCCAATTGGTAAAATACCCGGCTGTGGCAGCAAAACCGTGGAGCTGCTGCAAGCCAAAGGTTTGCGGTTGATTGGCGATGTAGTAAAAACCGGGCCGGAAAAACTGGAGCAGTGGCTGGGCAAATGGGGCCTCGATTTGTACCGCAAATCATTGGGGCAGGACAATGGTGCTGTGACGCCTTACCACGAACAAAAAAGTATCAGCAGCGAAGAAACCTTTAGCGAAGACACGAATGACATTCCTTTTCTGGAAAAAGAAATCAGCCGCCTGGCGGAGAAGATAGGCTACGAACTGCGGCAGGATGGCAAACTGGCTGGTTGTGTGGCTATCAAAATCCGCTACGAAAATTTTGAGACGCATACCCGCCAGCAGGTGATCGATCATTCGGCTTCCGATCTGGTGTTCATCCGCAAAGCCAAGGCTTTGTTTCACGAAGCGTACGACCGCAGCCGCAAAGTGCGGCTCATTGGCGTAAAGCTCAGCCAGCTGGATACTGATGTATTTCAAATGAGTTTGTTTGACAATCCGGAGCAGGATAAACCGCTGTTCAATGCCATTGACGATATCAAAAAGCAGTTTGGCAAAACGGCATTGTTTAGAGCCGGGGCGCAAAACACGGCGAAAGACAAAGCCCGCAAACCCGATGATTTGTGGATCAACCGCAATCCTGAAAAAAGCACTGATGATTAGCAAAAAACAGGTTCATTCAGGCGTTACCAACAGCCCCGCCGCTGCATTTTCCGCACAAGGGCAAAACCTTACCTTTACCGCCCTTCAAAATCATGGCCGACAGTTTGGCACAATTCCATTCAAAGCATGATTTTTGGGCAGTACCAATTCAAACATAACCAACACATTGCCTCAGGCACTAATCAGACCATATGTTAGGATTCTTATCGAAAATTTTTGGCGGCAGTAAGAGTGAGAAGGACGTCAAGCAAATTCAACCGCTGGTAGACAAAATCAATCAGTTTTTCCAGCAATACCAGTCGCTCAGCAACGATGAACTGCGAAACAACACGCAGCTTTTCCGTGCCCGTATCAAGGCCAAACTCGAAAACATTGATGCGGAAATCGCCAATCAGAAAAATGCGGCCGAGGCATTGACTGCTGACCAATTGACGGAAAAAGACGCCATTTACCGCCAAATAGACGAACTGATTAAAGACCGCGACAAGCAGATTGAAGAAGTGTTGATGGAGCTGCTGCCTGAGGCATTTGCTACCATCAAAGAAGCGGCTCGTCGTTTCAAAGAAAATACCAGCCTCGTTTCAAAGGCTACTGAGCTCGACCGAAATCTGGCGGGTCGTGGCAAGCAATACATCACTATCGAGGGGGAGAATGCCATTTTCCAAAACACCTGGACTGCCGCTGGCGGTACCGTTACCTGGAACATGGTGCACTACGATGTGCAGCTGATCGGTGGTATTGTATTGCACCAGGGCAAGATTGCAGAAATGGCGACTGGTGAAGGTAAAACCCTCGTAAGTACCCTGCCTTCTTACCTCAACGCATTGGCCGGCGAAGGCGTACACCTGGTAACGGTGAACGACTACCTGGCCCGTCGTGACTCAGAGTGGAACGGCCCCGTATTTGAGTGGTTGGGTATTACTGTGGATTGCATCGACAAACACCAACCCAACAGCGAAGATCGACGCAATGCATACCTCGCCGATATTACGTATGGTACCAACAACGAATTTGGTTTCGACTACCTGCGGGATAACATGGTGCACAGCCCCGAAGAAATGGTACAGCGCAAACACCACTTTGCCATGGTGGATGAAGTGGACAGCGTATTGATTGACGATGCCCGTACACCACTCATCATTAGCGGTCCTGTGCCCAAGGGCGATGAGCAACAATACCATTTGCTGAAGCCCCGTGTAGCGCAGCTGGTAGAAGAGCAGCGCAAAGTGGTGAACAACTATTTGATTGAAGCCAAAAAGAAAATAGCCGATGGCAACGACGATCCAAAAGATGGTGGATTGGCGTTGATGCGGGCCTACCGCGGTTTGCCCAAAACCGGTGCCCTCATTAAGTTTTTGAGTGAGCCCGGCATTAAGGTAAAACTGCAGAAAAGCGAAAACTATTACCTCGCCGATCAGCAAAAGGAAATGCCCAAGGTAGACCAGGGTTTATTCTTTTACATTGATGAAAAGAATAACCAGGTAGACCTTACTGATAAAGGGTTGCAATACATTACTGGTAATGCAGAAGACCCTGAATTTTTTGTACTGCCCGACCTGAGTGTGAAGCTGGCTGCCATTGAAAAAGCCGATGCTACACCCGAAGAAAAAATGCAGCAAAAAGAAGTACTGCTCAATGAATATTCTGCCAAGGCCGAACGCATTCATACCGTGCAGCAATTGCTGAAAGCATACACCCTGTTTGAAAAAGATGTGGAGTATGTGGTAATGGATGGTGCGGTAAAAATTGTAGACGAACAAACAGGTCGTATTCTCGATGGCCGCCGCTACAGCGATGGTTTGCACCAAGCCATTGAAGCCAAGGAAAATGTGAAGATTGAAGCGGCTACACAAACCTATGCAACGATAACGTTGCAAAACTATTTCCGGATGTACCACAAGCTGGCCGGTATGACCGGTACAGCCGAAACCGAAGCCGGTGAATTGTGGGACATTTACAAATTGGATGTGGTATCTATTCCCACCAACGTCAATGTGATTCGGAAAGATGAAGAAGATTTGGTGTACAAAACCAAGCGTGAAAAATTCAGTGCCGTTATCGACGAAATTGAAAAGCTCCGTGCAGCAGGTCGCCCCATTCTGGTAGGTACTACGGATGTAGCGGTGAGTGAATTGCTGAGCCGCATGCTGACGGTGAAAAAGATTCCGCACAATGTACTCAACGCCAAGCAGCATGCCCGTGAAGCACAAATTGTAGCAGAAGCCGGTATGCCGGGCAACGTAACCATTGCCACCAACATGGCCGGTCGTGGTACAGATATCAAGCTCGGACCTGGTGTAAAAGAAGCCGGTGGTTTGGCCATCCTCGGTACCGAACGCCACGATAGCCGCCGGGTAGACCGCCAGTTGCGTGGTCGTGCCGGTCGTCAGGGCGACCCCGGTTCATCACAGTTTTTTGTAAGCCTCGAAGATGATTTGATGCGCATGTTCGGCAGCGACCGCATTGCCTCGCTGA
The Phnomibacter ginsenosidimutans genome window above contains:
- the rimM gene encoding ribosome maturation factor RimM (Essential for efficient processing of 16S rRNA), translating into MIETVSVGKLVAVVGLKGEMILQHALGKKTDLQGVVALMIEEKSGSKLPYFLQAAKGKAPDEVVVQLEGIDSREKATALLQKQVWLKKEDFEKHVAKHASISLLGFMVIDHGKKLGEIAEVIEQPHQLLCTIFINEKEVLIPLHEDSLLKIDQQKKQVHVHLPEGLLEIYLSA
- a CDS encoding FG-GAP repeat protein, whose protein sequence is MKQLLTACMLLLAPTLFAQNNIAIGNNAPDSSARLDVQSSTQGLLIPRLTSAQRNAMPKKAVGLLVYDTDKQTVMMYNGSSWSALLFGDPSSLPPAYNQPPTSFFGQGYGCSVSIAGNWAAVGAFGHHDQFESGEYGAVFMYEKVNGSWTFRQLLKASDRATGDRFGYSVSVSGTALVVGASLADLPSKADAGKAYAFRYNGSTWVEEKIMTASDAAAEDYFGTSVALDGTLAIIGAPGKEYVNQPPTRNNEGAVYIWRYASFVPDWVQDYRDIWDQGSGNSKYGSSVSIDATTGIAAIGAPGHNSNKGVVAIKYKQSNPEWAFTVYTNSVSTGGQYGTSVSLKGNYLAVGSPYETGVGSIAGAGRAYVYKLEFGSWNYHADVAVTDAQNGDMVGASVSLNGDYLVVGMPGKNVNGYAAQGQALVYKLGTSQGAFGPLAAWIRQRSITDGTTTPNNNFGSTVSVQAGNVLVGGYLFNQGNGKVAFINVE
- the dinB gene encoding DNA polymerase IV, with amino-acid sequence MAHIDLDSFFVSVERLLNPDLIGKPVIVGGTSNRGVVCSASYEARKFGVHSAMPTAQAAKLCPQAIFVWSGSGHYHHYSRMVTDIILAKVPLVEKASVDEFYLDLTGMDKFFPVFPYLLDLKKTINKETGLPISFALASNKLISKIATNEAKPNGEIEIPAGTEQAYLAPMPIGKIPGCGSKTVELLQAKGLRLIGDVVKTGPEKLEQWLGKWGLDLYRKSLGQDNGAVTPYHEQKSISSEETFSEDTNDIPFLEKEISRLAEKIGYELRQDGKLAGCVAIKIRYENFETHTRQQVIDHSASDLVFIRKAKALFHEAYDRSRKVRLIGVKLSQLDTDVFQMSLFDNPEQDKPLFNAIDDIKKQFGKTALFRAGAQNTAKDKARKPDDLWINRNPEKSTDD
- the ffh gene encoding signal recognition particle protein encodes the protein MFESLSERLESAFKNIKGQGRINELNIANTVKDIRRALVDADVNYKIAKDFTDKVKDKALGEKVLLSVSPGQQMVKIVQDELTELMGGKASEFNITGTPAVILIAGLQGSGKTTFSGKLANYLKSQKKSPLLVAADIYRPAAIDQLHVLGEQIQVDVYSDRENKDAVSIAKAAIAEAKAKNKNVVIIDTAGRLAVDEVMMTEVANIKSAVNPTEILFVVDSMTGQDAVNTAKAFNDRLDFSGVVLTKLDGDTRGGAAISIQYTVDKPIKFVSNGEKMDALDVFYPDRMAQRILGMGDITTLVEKAQAQFDEEQAKKLEKKIRKNQFDFEDFLQQIQQIKKMGNMKDLLGMIPGLGKQVKDLDIPDDAFKGIEAMIHSMTPEERANPDIINPSRKNRIAKGSGKKLEEVNAFMKQFEQMKQMMKMMNKMPMGGMMGRR
- the rpsP gene encoding 30S ribosomal protein S16, coding for MPVKIRLQRHGSKKRPFYFIVVADARSPRDGKFIQKLGTYNPLTVPATIQIDRQKSLEWLHKGAQPTDTVRRILSFKGVLYLKHLLRGVKLGLFDEATAMVKFQAWHEEHEANNARRSAANRRQVRDSRQAPVIKKVEAAAPVAEAPAPEAAPEAPAADAAAE
- a CDS encoding sigma-70 family RNA polymerase sigma factor, with the protein product MSMRQLKITKSITNRESQSLEKYLQEIGRVELITPEEEVQLAIRIKQGDQRALDRLVAANLRFVVSVAKQYQNQGLTLSDLINEGNLGLIRAAQRFDETRGFKFISYAVWWIRQSILQALAEQSRIVRLPLNKVGLTNKVTRAFNQLEQEYEREPTPEELADVLEMETDEVAATLSIGGRHISMDAPVSDSEDGSLIDLMVNPNADQANTNLDHHESLKTEISRSLNTLTERQKEVLCYFFGIGIDNPLSLEDIGHRFHLTRERVRQIKDKALAKLQSTSRSKLLKVYLGT
- the secA gene encoding preprotein translocase subunit SecA, coding for MLGFLSKIFGGSKSEKDVKQIQPLVDKINQFFQQYQSLSNDELRNNTQLFRARIKAKLENIDAEIANQKNAAEALTADQLTEKDAIYRQIDELIKDRDKQIEEVLMELLPEAFATIKEAARRFKENTSLVSKATELDRNLAGRGKQYITIEGENAIFQNTWTAAGGTVTWNMVHYDVQLIGGIVLHQGKIAEMATGEGKTLVSTLPSYLNALAGEGVHLVTVNDYLARRDSEWNGPVFEWLGITVDCIDKHQPNSEDRRNAYLADITYGTNNEFGFDYLRDNMVHSPEEMVQRKHHFAMVDEVDSVLIDDARTPLIISGPVPKGDEQQYHLLKPRVAQLVEEQRKVVNNYLIEAKKKIADGNDDPKDGGLALMRAYRGLPKTGALIKFLSEPGIKVKLQKSENYYLADQQKEMPKVDQGLFFYIDEKNNQVDLTDKGLQYITGNAEDPEFFVLPDLSVKLAAIEKADATPEEKMQQKEVLLNEYSAKAERIHTVQQLLKAYTLFEKDVEYVVMDGAVKIVDEQTGRILDGRRYSDGLHQAIEAKENVKIEAATQTYATITLQNYFRMYHKLAGMTGTAETEAGELWDIYKLDVVSIPTNVNVIRKDEEDLVYKTKREKFSAVIDEIEKLRAAGRPILVGTTDVAVSELLSRMLTVKKIPHNVLNAKQHAREAQIVAEAGMPGNVTIATNMAGRGTDIKLGPGVKEAGGLAILGTERHDSRRVDRQLRGRAGRQGDPGSSQFFVSLEDDLMRMFGSDRIASLMDRMGYKEGEVIQHSMITKSIERAQKKVEENNFGIRKRLLEYDDVMNKQRKVIYTRRHHALFGERLALDIDNAFFNAAADCVAGFKEQNDYEGFKLAAIVNLAIDTKISEQEFDKNNEKELAQKLYDEAMQNYQRKKAEMARQAMPVFSNIRQQQGAHIMNVIVPFTDGRKGMQVLANLDKTLETQGAELANAMERSVALGLIDDAWKEHLRAMDDLKQSVQTASYEQKDPLVIYKIEAFNLFSRMESGLNKDMVQFLCHAGIPLEQQQDIREGREEKTDLSKLREQKTELDSRGVEEIGGDDYYDPSGNAVKQQPVQVGPKIGRNDPCPCGSGKKYKQCHGRDL